Within the Nitrospira sp. genome, the region GGGCCGGAGCGACAGGTTCGGCTCGCATCGAAAATTACCCTCTTCCATATTCCCGTCACACACCTCCAGATACATGAGCACATCGCGGAGATTCTTCAGGTAGGCGACGACGTCGTCGGCCGAACCCAAATCCGGTTCGGTTACGATCTCCAACAACGGCGTACCCGCACGGTTGAGGTCAACGCGGCTCGAGGTAATCCCCGTCTCGTGCACATTCTTGCCGGCATCCTCTTCGAGATGCGCACGTCGTATGCGGATCCGCTTCGGGGTTTCACCAACGCGAATGTCCAGCCAGCCATGCTCGCAAATCGGCGACTCGTACTGTGAGATCTGGTATCCCTTTGGCAAGTCGGGGTAGAAGTAATGTTTCCGCGCGAACCGGTTCGGGATTCCGATCGCGCAGTGGAGAGCGAGCCCCGCCCGTACCGCCATTTCAATCGCGGCCTTATTGATGACGGGGAGACTACCGGGCAGCCCAAGGCACACGGGGCAGACATGCGAGTTCGGCGGGGCGCCGAAGGCCGTGCTGCATCCGCAGAACATCTTCGAGCGCGTCCTCAGTTGCGCATGGACCTCGACCCCGATGACGACCTCGAAATTCACGCTCCTCCCTGTCCCCCTTCGAAGCGCTCGCGTTCGCGGCGCATCGCCTCACGTCCGGCTTGGAAGGCTTCGCTCAACACCGATTTTTGGGACTCGACGAACCGGCGACCTTTCTCCGCGACGGTATCCGCAACTTCCTCAAACGCTTCGCCGGCGCGGCCCGCCAGGTCATGGAGCTCGCCCTCCGCACGTCGCGCGTAGGTCCGCAATTGCTCGCGCGTCTGCTCGCCCGAACGTGGGGCAAGCAACAGCGCGGCAACCGCGCCCATCGTCGCCCCGGTTAAGAACGCCAACAAGACATCTCCAGCCGATGGTCCTCGATTATCCGCCATTGCAGCACCCTCCTTGTGAATGAAACCGCTCTTTCACGACGGCCGAAGCCGCCTTGACGCCGGCCACCATGCTCATGAGATTGCCCAGCATGGAGCCTCCGGAGCCGCGTACCAGACTGTGAACCTGATGCACCGTGTCACCGACCTCGCCCACGGCGTGCAGCAGGGCGGCCGCGTGCCCCATGCCATTCTTCGCCTCATCCGTGAGGCTATTGACGTTCTGAATGGTCGTGCGAACCTCTGCCAACAAAACAGGAAGTTCCGTATTCAATCGCCCGAGCATGTGGGCCAATTCCTGCGTCGTGGCTCGCACCTGGAGGAGCGTCGGCACAAGAAACGCCACCAGCGCCGCAAACGCCACCGCAGCGATGAGAGCCGCAATTTCCATTCCCGCCATAGTCGCCTCCTTCTCTTCCCTACCGCAGGTTCGGACGCTTCGTGTGCCACGGCGTCACTTGCTCGTAGGCATTCGCCGTCCGGAGAATGGTCTCCTCTTCGAATGCGCGTCCGATCAATTGCATGCCAATGGGCAGCCCGTTGACGCTCAACCCGCACGGAAGTGCGATGGCCGGCAACCCTGCGAGATTAACTGAAATCGTGTAAACATCGGACAGGTACATTTGCAAGGGGTCGGATGCCTTCTCCCCGATTTTGAACGCCGGCGTCGGTGTCACTGGGGTGACGATCACATCCACCTCGTTGAACGCGGCATCGAAATCCTGTTTGATCAACGTTCGTACGGCCTGTGCCTTACCGTAGTAGGCGTCGTAGTAGCCGGCACTCAGCACATAGGTCCCGAGCATGATACGCCGCTTGACCTCGGCTCCAAACCCTGCCTGCCGCGTGTCGAAATATTGCGCTATCAAGTCTTTGCTTTCACTCGCCCGGAACCCGAAACGCACCCCATCATAGCGCGCAAGATTCGAACTGGCTTCCGCCGTCGCTAGAATATAGTAAGTGGCCACCGCCGCCCCGGTCATGGGAAGTTTGATCTCCTTGATATCCCCACCCAATTCCTGCAGCTCAGCCAACGCGGCGCGCACAGCGGCGTCTACTTCCGGGTCTAACCCCTCCCCGAAGTACTCCATTGGCACACCGATCCGAATTTTCCGCAGGTCTTTTCGCTTGAAGGCCCGTGTAAAATCAGGGACCGCTACGTCGGCGGACGTCGAATCCTTCGGATCGTGTCCGGCGATCACATTCAACAACATCGCCGCATCAGGAACACACTTGGTAATGGGACCGATTTGATCCAACGACGAGGCAAACGCCACCAACCCGTAGCGGGAAACGCGCCCATAGGTCGGTTTCAGCCCCACCACTCCGCAGAACGCTGCGGGCTGGCGAATAGAGCCGCCGGTATCGGAGCCCAATGCGGCAGCGCACTCGTCGGCCGCCACGGCGGCCGCCGAACCACCGCTCGAACCTCCCGGAACGCACTGCAGGTTCCACGGGTTGCGAGTAGGCCCGAAGATGGAGTGTTCCGTCGACGACCCCATGGCGAACTCGTCCAGATTTGTTTTTCCCAACAACAGCGCACCGTGCGCGCGCAGCTTGGCGACCACCGTGGCATCGTACGGCGGCACAAACCGCCTCAGCATGTCGGACGCGCAGGTCGTCGGGATGCCTTCGGTACAAATGTTGTCCTTGACGGCGATAGGCATACCCATCATGGGCCGGGTCTTCCGCCAGCCCTTCAGCGACTCATCCAGCTGCTCCGCTTGCGCAGCCACCGCGTCCTTGGTGGTCGTGAGATACGCTTTGACCTTCGGCTCAACCTGATTGATGCGAAGAAAATAGGCGCGGACGATCTCGCGTGCACTCACGTCGGCACCCGTAAACCTCGCCTGTAACTCTTGCAGCGTGAGCTTATGTGCCGATGTCATAACGACGCTTTCTGGGCGATGTGGTTTTTTTCGTCCAGCAAGATAATCCGAGGGCGATGTCGCTTGGCTTCATCCTCTGGAAAATATTCGTAACAGAAGATGATGATCTTATCTCCGACGACCGCCTTTCTGGCCGTAGGACCGTTCAAGACAACCTCTCCACTGCCGCGTCTCCCCGCCATTGCATAGGTGGAGAATCGCTCGCCATTGTTCAGATTGGAGATCACAATGAATTCGTAAGGCAGAATCCCCGCCGCTTCCAGCAGCTCCTCGTCGACGGTGAGACTGCCCTCATATTCAAGATTGGCATCCGTCACGATGGCCCGATGAATCTTGGACCGAAGCATCTGTCGAAACATCTGTCATCCTCGCTCTATCGTTTGGGCCCTGCACGGTTGTTGCCGACAAAGCCGTATTACCTCGATTCAATGATCTTGGGAACCCGGAACATGCCCTCGTCTGTATCCGGCGCACTCCCAAGGGCTTGCTCGGGAGACAACGACGGTTCGACGCTATCGTCCCGACATACGTTGACGACGTCCCGCACCGTCGCAGTCGGATCCACCCCCTCGGTACTGATCGCTTTCAATTGCTCGACATAGTCGAGAATGGTGCTGAGTTGCTCCGCGAGGAGCGCCTGTTCTTTTTCGTCCACGCGCAACCGTGCCAGCGTGGCCACTTTCTCGACTTCCTCTTTCGCAATTCGCATCGCCTTGCGCTCCTCACCAAGTATGGTCGACATTCCCGTCTATTCGACGGTCACACTTTTTGCCAAATTGCGCGGCTGGTCCACGTCAGCCCCACGGAGAATGGCAATGTGGTACGCCAGCAATTGCAACGGAATGGTGAACAAGATCGGCGACAGCAACGGGTGCGTGTCCGGAATGGTAAACACCGCGTCGGCCGTTCTTCCCAATTCTCGTTCTCCTTCCGCCACGAACGCAATGACCGGAGCTCGCCGGGCCTTGACCTCCATGAGATTGCTCACGGTCTTCTCGTACAATCGGTCCCGTGGCGCCAACACCACGACGGGCATGTCCTTGTCGATCAGCGCAATAGGCCCGTGCTTCATCTCGCCCGCCGCATAACCCTCGGCATGAATATAGGAAATCTCCTTCAGCTTCAACGCGCCTTCCAGGGCGATCGGATAGTTGATCCCTCTGGCCAGATACAGGAAGTTTGGCTTCTTATAGTAGCGTTTGGCAATGGCCACGATTTCCGCCTCACGCGAGAGAATACTCTTGACCAACGCGGGCAGCGCAACCAGGCGTTCCAGCCATGCCTTGCCGTCCTGCCTCGACAATACGCCCCGCACCCGCCCCAGATGCAATGCGAGCATGTAGAGCGCGGTCAGTTGGCTCGTGAACGCCTTGGTGGAGGCGACGCCGATTTCAGGACCGCAGTGAGTATAGAGCACGCCATCAGACTCTCGCGCGAGCGTACTCCCCACCACGTTCACGATGGAAACAACTCGCGCGCCTTTCTCCTTGGCTTCGCGCGCTGCCGCCAGGGTATCCGCCGTTTCTCCGGATTGGGACACGGTCACAAACAGATCATTCTTCTCCACCAGCGGATCGCGATAGCGGAATTCGGACGCAATATCCACTTGCACAGGCGTGCGAACCATTTCCTCGAGGAGATACTTACCGACCAGCCCGGCATGCCACGACGTCCCGCATGCCACGATCCAGATACGCCCGACGGCGGCGAACTGCTCGTTCGTCAATCCGATGTCGGGCAAATCTGCCTCACCGTCCTCGAATGAATATCGCCCGCGCATCGTGTCGAGAATGGTTTGAGGCTGTTCGTAAATCTCCTTCAGCATGAAATGGGGATAGCCGCTCTTCTCCGCCGCCGCCGCATCCCAGGTGACCTTGGTGGGCGTGCGTGACATCGGATGACCGTTCCGATCCGTGACCGCCACGTCGGACACGGTGACTTCTGCGACGTCCCCCTCTTCCAAATAGAACACGTCACGAGTGTGATCCAGCATGGCCATGACGTCGGACGCGACCAACGCCGCCCCCTTCATCTGTCCCACGACCAATGGGCAACCGGACCGGGCGGCAACGATGCGCCCAGGTTCACGCTCGGAGATCACGGCGATGGCGTAGCTGCCGTGAATTTCCTTCGTCGCCGCCCGGACGGCATCGGCCAGCGACACACCCTTCTTCACGTGTTTGGTGATGAGGTGGGCCACCACTTCCGTATCGGTTTCGGAACCGAATTTGAACCCGTCCCGTTCCAACTGTTGCCGAAGTTGCACATAATTTTCGATGATGCCGTTGTGCACGAGGACGCACCCTTCGGACCGATGGGGATGCGCATTCTGTTCCGACGGCTTGCCATGCGTGGCCCAGCGCGTGTGGCCAATGCCGATATGGCCCGCCAGGCTCTTGGCTTGAAGCGCTTTTTCCAAGTTCGCCAGTTTTCCCACACTGCGGCGAACGTCGATCTTGTCCCCTTGAAGCACCGCCACTCCGGCCGAATCGTAGCCCCGGTATTCCAATCGCTTGAGGCCGCCGATCAAAATGGGAACGGCATTCTCAGTGCCCACATACCCGACAATGCCACACATGCCGTTATGCCCTCCTCTTCTTCTTGGATGAGGGACGCGGTGCACCCGTCGTCGCCGATGATTTCGGACGCGCCTTCTTGGCGGACGCATCGCCCTTCCTCTCAGAGGGAGCCGCTTGCAACGCATTCCGGCGTTTCGCAGCCCACCCCGGCCGAATCACTTGCGGAGCGCGGCCGATTGCGAGTGCATCGGGCGGCACGTTCAGCGTCACGGTCGTCCCCGCCGCAATGAGGGCTCCCTGACCGACCGTGACCGGCGCTATCAGTTGCGTGTCGCTCCCGATGAACACTCCGTCGCCGATCACCGTTCGATGCTTGTGCATCCCATCATAGTTACAGGTAATGGTCCCCGCACCGATGTTCACTCCGCTCCCAACCACGGCGTCGCCCAGGTAACTCAGATGATTGGCTTTGGAACCCTTTCCCAACTCGGTTTTCTTCATCTCCACGAAATTCCCGACCTTGGCCTTTTGCCGCACGACCACGCCCGGACGCAGGTGTACGAACGGCCCGACGGCCGTCTCGTCCTCCAGAGTGGCTTCCCGGAGAACGCAAGAATCCAATACCTCAACGCGATTCCTCACCACACAATCGGACACCCGCGTATGAGATCGGATCACGCAATCTTCCCCGATCGTGGTTCGCCCTTCCAGCGAGACGTGCGGATACAGGACGGTGTCTCGCCCAATTACGACATCCGCATCGATCCACGTCGTGGGGGGATCGATCAGGGTCACTCCCGCTGCCATCCACCTCGACCGGATCCGGTCACGAATGGTCCGTTCCGCCTCCGCCAGTTGTGCACGTGTGTTGACCCCAAGCCCTTCCGACGCCTCACGGAGTTGCACCGCGGACACACGGCGCCTTTCGGCGACGGCCATCGCGAGAATATCCGTCAAATAGTATTCGCCCTGCGCATTGTTCGGCCGCAAGCGGTCCAGGGCCGCGAATAGAAATCCCCCGTCGACCAGGTACGTGC harbors:
- the panD gene encoding aspartate 1-decarboxylase gives rise to the protein MFRQMLRSKIHRAIVTDANLEYEGSLTVDEELLEAAGILPYEFIVISNLNNGERFSTYAMAGRRGSGEVVLNGPTARKAVVGDKIIIFCYEYFPEDEAKRHRPRIILLDEKNHIAQKASL
- the glmS gene encoding glutamine--fructose-6-phosphate aminotransferase [isomerizing] → MCGIVGYVGTENAVPILIGGLKRLEYRGYDSAGVAVLQGDKIDVRRSVGKLANLEKALQAKSLAGHIGIGHTRWATHGKPSEQNAHPHRSEGCVLVHNGIIENYVQLRQQLERDGFKFGSETDTEVVAHLITKHVKKGVSLADAVRAATKEIHGSYAIAVISEREPGRIVAARSGCPLVVGQMKGAALVASDVMAMLDHTRDVFYLEEGDVAEVTVSDVAVTDRNGHPMSRTPTKVTWDAAAAEKSGYPHFMLKEIYEQPQTILDTMRGRYSFEDGEADLPDIGLTNEQFAAVGRIWIVACGTSWHAGLVGKYLLEEMVRTPVQVDIASEFRYRDPLVEKNDLFVTVSQSGETADTLAAAREAKEKGARVVSIVNVVGSTLARESDGVLYTHCGPEIGVASTKAFTSQLTALYMLALHLGRVRGVLSRQDGKAWLERLVALPALVKSILSREAEIVAIAKRYYKKPNFLYLARGINYPIALEGALKLKEISYIHAEGYAAGEMKHGPIALIDKDMPVVVLAPRDRLYEKTVSNLMEVKARRAPVIAFVAEGERELGRTADAVFTIPDTHPLLSPILFTIPLQLLAYHIAILRGADVDQPRNLAKSVTVE
- the gatA gene encoding glutamyl-tRNA(Gln) amidotransferase subunit A, with product MTSAHKLTLQELQARFTGADVSAREIVRAYFLRINQVEPKVKAYLTTTKDAVAAQAEQLDESLKGWRKTRPMMGMPIAVKDNICTEGIPTTCASDMLRRFVPPYDATVVAKLRAHGALLLGKTNLDEFAMGSSTEHSIFGPTRNPWNLQCVPGGSSGGSAAAVAADECAAALGSDTGGSIRQPAAFCGVVGLKPTYGRVSRYGLVAFASSLDQIGPITKCVPDAAMLLNVIAGHDPKDSTSADVAVPDFTRAFKRKDLRKIRIGVPMEYFGEGLDPEVDAAVRAALAELQELGGDIKEIKLPMTGAAVATYYILATAEASSNLARYDGVRFGFRASESKDLIAQYFDTRQAGFGAEVKRRIMLGTYVLSAGYYDAYYGKAQAVRTLIKQDFDAAFNEVDVIVTPVTPTPAFKIGEKASDPLQMYLSDVYTISVNLAGLPAIALPCGLSVNGLPIGMQLIGRAFEEETILRTANAYEQVTPWHTKRPNLR
- the gatC gene encoding aspartyl/glutamyl-tRNA(Asn/Gln) amidotransferase subunit C; this encodes MSTILGEERKAMRIAKEEVEKVATLARLRVDEKEQALLAEQLSTILDYVEQLKAISTEGVDPTATVRDVVNVCRDDSVEPSLSPEQALGSAPDTDEGMFRVPKIIESR
- the glmU gene encoding bifunctional protein GlmU; protein product: MSQRQQPEPQGIGVIVMAAGLGKRMQSKFGKVLHPVAGRPMVLYAVELAERFGDAGVAVVVGHQGDRVREVLKAHAALHVVDQPMQLGTGHAVMQARTVFAGLPRTPQHYLILNGDTPLLREDTVRELLDTHRKEGATVTILTAALDDPSGYGRVVRADVDPRDAAHKSAAVLRIVEDKDATPMEAALREINVGTYLVDGGFLFAALDRLRPNNAQGEYYLTDILAMAVAERRRVSAVQLREASEGLGVNTRAQLAEAERTIRDRIRSRWMAAGVTLIDPPTTWIDADVVIGRDTVLYPHVSLEGRTTIGEDCVIRSHTRVSDCVVRNRVEVLDSCVLREATLEDETAVGPFVHLRPGVVVRQKAKVGNFVEMKKTELGKGSKANHLSYLGDAVVGSGVNIGAGTITCNYDGMHKHRTVIGDGVFIGSDTQLIAPVTVGQGALIAAGTTVTLNVPPDALAIGRAPQVIRPGWAAKRRNALQAAPSERKGDASAKKARPKSSATTGAPRPSSKKKRRA